A window of the Dioscorea cayenensis subsp. rotundata cultivar TDr96_F1 chromosome 14, TDr96_F1_v2_PseudoChromosome.rev07_lg8_w22 25.fasta, whole genome shotgun sequence genome harbors these coding sequences:
- the LOC120276473 gene encoding uncharacterized protein LOC120276473 — MQYWAVIVKIAYAYTSKEFDDAVRELTCLSANAHSWLMNKSDVDHWSNFLFKGMRWCEMYSNLAKSFNAWIKEAWYVPVTSMVDSIRFKLMNMLAKRREQSNRWDILMS, encoded by the exons ATGCAATACTGGGCAGTAATCGTGAAAATTGCGTACGCATACACTTCGAAAGAGTTCGATGATGCAGTTCGTGAACTTACATGTCTATCGGCCAACGCACACTCTTGGTTGATGAATAAGTCCGACGTTGATCATTGGtcgaattttttatttaaaggaaTGCGATGGTGCGAGATGTATTCCAACTTGGCAAAATCCTTCAATGCTTGGATTAAAGAGGCATGGTATGTGCCAGTAACAAGCATGGTTGATTCTATCAG gtttaaacttatgaatatgttAGCCAAAAGACGAGAACAATCCAACAGGTGGGATATACTTATGTCCTGA